Proteins encoded by one window of Xylella fastidiosa:
- the cyoC gene encoding cytochrome o ubiquinol oxidase subunit III → MPISTKIDMHNRDHAHHDTGDNTVFGFWVYLMSDCLIFAGLFATYAVLVGATVDGPTAKELFDLKFVLVETFLLLFSSLTFGFAMIAAHKRHIPALYGWLMVTALFGLGFLGMELYEFHHLIQEGAGPGRSAFLSAFFTLVGTHGLHVASGLLWMLILVIQIVKNGLTPRNSTRLACLSLFWHFLDVIWIGVFTIVYLLGAL, encoded by the coding sequence ATGCCCATTTCCACAAAGATAGATATGCATAACAGAGATCACGCACATCACGACACTGGAGACAACACCGTCTTCGGATTTTGGGTTTACCTGATGAGCGACTGTCTCATCTTTGCAGGCCTGTTCGCCACCTATGCAGTCCTGGTCGGTGCGACAGTGGATGGACCAACAGCAAAAGAACTGTTCGATCTCAAGTTCGTGCTGGTAGAAACCTTCCTACTGCTGTTCAGCAGCCTAACCTTCGGCTTTGCCATGATTGCGGCGCACAAACGCCACATACCTGCTCTCTATGGCTGGCTCATGGTGACTGCCCTATTTGGTCTTGGCTTCCTAGGCATGGAACTCTACGAGTTTCACCATCTGATCCAAGAAGGAGCAGGCCCAGGACGCAGCGCGTTTCTATCCGCATTTTTCACCTTAGTCGGTACCCACGGTCTGCATGTCGCCTCAGGCTTACTATGGATGCTGATACTCGTGATCCAGATTGTTAAGAACGGCCTGACCCCACGCAACAGCACCCGCTTGGCCTGTTTAAGCCTCTTCTGGCACTTCCTGGATGTCATCTGGATCGGTGTCTTTACCATCGTCTATCTGCTAGGAGCGCTGTAA
- a CDS encoding phage late control D family protein, whose product MGVTPCYRLIANDNDITALITERMASLQLSDESGSHADTLEVVLADHLPNAPLKLPPMGAELELALGYDGQLRPMGVFVCSEITLSGWPATMTLRAHAAPWEGTPKGKSDLQTQKTRSWPAGTTLGAMLSTMAAEHGMTWAISPSLTGVALPHIDQTEESDINVLLRLAQRYDAIAKPAGGRLIFAKRGEAKSVTGIDMPRITLTPDEIASWQMTYATRDSPGTVIAFYRVARRAELHQVSVGDGHPVHHIKQYLPDAAAATAAARGELSRRARAETKLTLEMAGRAELSAEAVLTLNGWREGVNGDWLVTRVQHCLDKNGYRCSIEAERPNNHPDVAAAINTQVRDQIVRPSRTHHQKT is encoded by the coding sequence GTGGGAGTAACGCCCTGCTACCGGCTCATCGCCAACGACAACGATATTACCGCCCTCATCACCGAACGCATGGCAAGCCTACAGCTTTCCGATGAGTCCGGAAGCCATGCCGACACCTTGGAAGTTGTTCTGGCTGACCATCTACCTAACGCCCCGCTCAAGCTGCCACCGATGGGGGCGGAACTGGAACTGGCATTAGGGTATGACGGCCAATTACGCCCAATGGGCGTTTTCGTGTGTAGCGAAATCACATTGTCCGGCTGGCCAGCCACAATGACCCTGCGTGCCCACGCCGCCCCTTGGGAAGGCACCCCCAAAGGCAAAAGTGACCTGCAAACTCAAAAAACCCGCTCCTGGCCCGCCGGAACCACACTCGGTGCCATGCTATCCACAATGGCTGCCGAACATGGCATGACCTGGGCGATCTCCCCGTCGCTCACAGGCGTGGCATTACCCCACATTGATCAGACAGAAGAATCAGATATCAACGTCCTGCTACGGCTAGCACAGCGTTACGATGCGATTGCTAAACCTGCCGGAGGTCGACTGATCTTTGCCAAACGCGGCGAGGCTAAAAGCGTCACAGGCATTGATATGCCTCGCATCACCTTAACACCTGATGAGATTGCCTCCTGGCAAATGACCTACGCAACGCGGGACAGCCCCGGCACAGTGATTGCCTTCTACCGCGTGGCACGCCGCGCTGAACTGCATCAAGTCAGCGTCGGTGACGGGCACCCCGTTCACCACATTAAACAATACCTGCCTGATGCCGCTGCTGCTACCGCCGCCGCTCGGGGTGAACTCTCACGCCGTGCCCGCGCTGAAACCAAACTCACTCTAGAGATGGCAGGGCGTGCGGAGCTGTCTGCAGAAGCCGTCTTGACACTCAACGGCTGGCGGGAAGGAGTGAATGGTGATTGGCTCGTCACCCGTGTGCAACATTGCCTAGACAAAAACGGCTACCGATGTAGCATCGAAGCCGAGCGGCCCAACAACCATCCAGATGTTGCTGCCGCCATCAACACGCAAGTACGCGATCAAATCGTACGCCCGTCCCGCACCCATCATCAGAAAACATAA
- the cyoA gene encoding ubiquinol oxidase subunit II, whose translation MISSKQTRQLLHLVLLLPLLLILTGCDWAVLNPKGQIGQEEKTLLIISVALMLLVVIPVIVMTVAFAWKYRASNTKARYEPEWAHSTAIEVVVWSIPCLIILVLAILTWRSSHSLDPHRPLKSDVKPITIEVVAMDWKWGMIYPEQDMATVNEIAIPINTPVNFKITSDTVMNSFFIPQLGSQIYAMAGMQTKLHLIANETGTFRGISANYSGHGFSKMNFVVHVLPDQAAFDAWVAKVKTSPLKLQQDEYQALADDRNEKSDYPVTYYSSVENGLFKSLIDKHMMGHGHHADDHDNHHEHQLSLEDSVSMCTSGGKQC comes from the coding sequence ATGATTTCCTCGAAACAAACGAGACAGTTACTCCACCTGGTACTCCTGTTGCCGCTCCTCCTGATACTCACGGGGTGCGACTGGGCCGTTCTGAACCCAAAGGGTCAGATTGGCCAGGAAGAAAAGACACTACTGATTATTTCAGTCGCGCTGATGCTACTGGTTGTCATCCCAGTGATCGTGATGACCGTCGCCTTCGCATGGAAATACCGCGCCTCCAACACCAAAGCGCGCTATGAACCAGAATGGGCCCACTCCACTGCAATCGAAGTCGTGGTGTGGTCAATCCCATGTTTGATCATTCTGGTGTTGGCCATACTGACGTGGCGCTCCTCACACTCACTCGACCCTCACAGACCCCTGAAATCGGATGTTAAACCGATCACCATCGAAGTCGTGGCGATGGATTGGAAGTGGGGGATGATCTACCCAGAACAGGATATGGCCACAGTCAACGAGATCGCGATCCCAATCAACACCCCGGTGAATTTCAAGATTACTTCCGATACCGTGATGAACTCGTTTTTCATCCCGCAACTAGGCTCACAAATTTACGCGATGGCAGGCATGCAAACCAAATTGCATCTCATCGCCAATGAGACAGGAACATTCCGCGGTATCTCGGCCAACTACAGCGGCCATGGCTTCTCCAAAATGAATTTTGTAGTCCATGTGCTCCCCGACCAGGCGGCATTCGACGCCTGGGTCGCCAAAGTCAAAACCTCACCGCTAAAACTACAACAGGATGAATATCAAGCATTGGCAGATGATCGCAACGAAAAAAGTGATTATCCGGTCACCTACTACTCATCGGTAGAGAATGGACTGTTTAAGTCACTGATCGATAAGCACATGATGGGGCATGGCCACCACGCCGACGATCACGACAATCATCATGAGCACCAGTTATCGCTGGAAGATTCGGTGAGCATGTGCACTTCTGGAGGCAAACAATGTTAG
- the cyoB gene encoding cytochrome o ubiquinol oxidase subunit I, with amino-acid sequence MLGKLSWDAIPYDPIVLTAVGGGGLAILGVMIAITYFKKWGYLWREWLTSVDHKKIGVMYIVVALVMLLRGFADAIFMRTQLAIAHSGNEGIFPPHHYDQIFTAHGVIMIFFMAMPLMTGLLNLIVPLQIGARDVAYPFLNSLSFWLFVGGAALINISLAVGEFAQTGWLAYPPLSELEYSPGVGVDYYLWALQISGLGTLLTGINFLVTIMRMRAPGMTLMRMPVFTWTALITNILIIAAFPILTVTLALLGADRYLGTHFFTNDGGGNAMMYVNLIWIWGHPEVYILALPAFGIYSELVATYCRKKLFGYTSMVYATSCIGVLSFIVWLHHFFTMGSGANVNAFFGITTMIISIPTGVKIFNWLFTMYRGRVHFSAPMWWTIGFMITFTIGGMTGVMLAIPAVDFVLHNSLFLIAHFHNTIIGAAVFGYLAGMTYWFPKAFGFKLNETLGKASFACWIVGFFVAFMPLYALGFMGMTRRLNSYNNPQWEPWLLVAAGGAVIIGIGIFLNLVQFAYSLWTHKQNRDLTGDPWDGRTLEWSTSSPPPFYNFAHVPHVDSLDQFWEDKQRGKAWKKPDKYEDIHMPRNTAAGFWIGAFSIVLGFALTWHIWWMAILGLVGMIGSFIARSFDNDIDYWVPAEEVARIENERFALLEKGQTALAAKAV; translated from the coding sequence ATGTTAGGCAAGCTTTCGTGGGATGCAATCCCCTACGACCCAATCGTTTTGACTGCAGTCGGGGGAGGCGGTCTCGCCATCCTAGGGGTCATGATTGCGATCACCTATTTCAAAAAATGGGGGTACTTATGGCGCGAGTGGCTCACTTCGGTCGACCACAAGAAAATCGGTGTGATGTATATCGTGGTAGCGCTGGTGATGTTGTTACGCGGCTTTGCCGACGCAATATTCATGCGCACCCAACTGGCCATCGCACATAGCGGTAACGAAGGCATTTTTCCACCGCACCACTACGACCAGATATTTACCGCCCACGGCGTGATCATGATCTTTTTCATGGCCATGCCACTCATGACAGGCCTACTCAATCTGATCGTACCGCTGCAAATTGGCGCCCGCGACGTCGCCTATCCATTTCTTAACTCCCTCAGCTTCTGGCTGTTTGTGGGCGGCGCGGCACTGATCAACATCTCATTGGCTGTCGGTGAATTTGCACAAACCGGCTGGCTGGCCTACCCGCCACTGTCAGAATTGGAATACAGCCCTGGTGTCGGCGTGGACTACTACCTCTGGGCACTGCAAATTTCTGGGTTAGGTACGTTGCTAACTGGCATTAATTTCCTGGTCACGATAATGAGGATGCGTGCGCCCGGCATGACCCTGATGCGTATGCCGGTCTTTACCTGGACCGCGCTCATCACCAACATCCTGATCATTGCCGCATTCCCTATTTTGACCGTCACACTGGCATTGTTGGGTGCTGACCGCTACCTAGGTACACACTTCTTTACCAACGACGGCGGCGGCAACGCCATGATGTACGTCAATCTGATTTGGATCTGGGGCCACCCTGAGGTCTATATCCTTGCCCTGCCAGCATTCGGCATCTACTCCGAATTGGTCGCGACCTACTGCCGCAAGAAGCTATTTGGGTATACCTCAATGGTCTACGCAACCTCATGCATCGGCGTCCTGTCGTTTATTGTTTGGCTGCACCACTTTTTCACGATGGGCTCTGGTGCAAACGTCAATGCCTTCTTTGGCATCACGACGATGATCATCTCGATTCCAACCGGCGTAAAGATATTTAACTGGCTATTCACCATGTATCGTGGCCGAGTGCATTTCAGCGCCCCGATGTGGTGGACCATCGGTTTCATGATCACCTTCACCATCGGCGGAATGACAGGTGTCATGCTGGCCATCCCCGCAGTCGACTTCGTGTTACATAACAGCCTGTTCTTGATTGCGCATTTCCATAACACCATCATCGGTGCGGCCGTGTTCGGTTATTTAGCCGGCATGACGTATTGGTTCCCGAAAGCATTTGGCTTCAAACTCAACGAAACACTGGGCAAAGCCTCTTTTGCCTGCTGGATCGTCGGTTTCTTCGTCGCGTTTATGCCGTTGTATGCACTCGGCTTCATGGGCATGACCCGTCGTCTAAATAGCTACAACAACCCGCAATGGGAGCCTTGGTTACTGGTTGCAGCTGGCGGTGCCGTGATTATTGGGATCGGTATTTTCTTGAATCTGGTGCAATTTGCTTACAGCCTCTGGACACACAAGCAAAACCGCGACCTGACAGGCGACCCCTGGGACGGACGCACCCTGGAGTGGTCGACCTCCTCACCACCGCCATTCTACAACTTTGCCCACGTCCCTCATGTGGACAGCTTGGACCAATTCTGGGAAGACAAACAGCGTGGCAAAGCCTGGAAAAAACCAGACAAATACGAGGATATCCACATGCCACGCAACACCGCAGCCGGCTTCTGGATCGGCGCCTTCAGCATCGTTCTGGGCTTCGCTCTGACGTGGCATATCTGGTGGATGGCAATACTCGGTCTGGTTGGCATGATCGGTAGCTTCATTGCCCGCAGTTTCGATAACGACATTGATTACTGGGTCCCTGCCGAGGAAGTGGCTCGTATCGAGAACGAACGCTTCGCACTGCTAGAAAAAGGACAAACAGCACTTGCTGCGAAGGCTGTATAA
- a CDS encoding phage tail protein → MIRQTLWSDVAAPLQNAFQTNNSGNRPVLMMLGGYTFSLASLVYQELARVNEYRWAAIERYGQRDARQYTGPGDESIELPGIAYPDWQGQRASLDELRALAAQGKPLQLIDSNGLIHGWYVIERIEERQSDHHPNGTPRRIEFTLALQRVNDDHAVEATP, encoded by the coding sequence ATGATCCGTCAAACCCTCTGGAGCGATGTCGCCGCACCCCTTCAAAACGCATTCCAAACCAACAACAGCGGCAACCGGCCTGTCCTGATGATGCTAGGTGGCTACACCTTCTCACTGGCGAGCCTCGTCTACCAAGAACTCGCCCGCGTGAACGAATACCGCTGGGCAGCCATCGAACGCTATGGGCAGCGCGATGCGCGCCAATACACCGGCCCAGGCGATGAAAGTATCGAACTGCCCGGTATCGCCTACCCAGATTGGCAAGGCCAACGTGCCTCATTGGACGAATTACGCGCCTTGGCCGCCCAAGGCAAACCCTTACAGCTCATTGATAGCAATGGCCTCATCCACGGCTGGTACGTCATCGAACGGATTGAAGAACGCCAAAGCGACCATCACCCCAACGGCACACCACGGCGCATTGAATTCACACTCGCCTTACAACGCGTCAACGATGACCACGCCGTAGAGGCCACCCCGTGA
- a CDS encoding tail protein X, with protein sequence MSLHTYLTRHGDTVDWLAWKYYARTDATIISAIYEANHGLAAWGPVLPEGIAITLPDPVATPRTIPGVTLWE encoded by the coding sequence GTGAGCCTGCACACCTATCTCACACGCCACGGTGACACCGTCGACTGGCTCGCATGGAAGTATTACGCACGCACCGATGCCACCATCATCTCGGCGATTTATGAAGCAAACCACGGCTTAGCCGCATGGGGGCCCGTGCTGCCGGAAGGCATCGCGATCACCTTGCCAGACCCTGTGGCCACACCGCGCACCATTCCAGGAGTCACATTGTGGGAGTAA
- the cyoD gene encoding cytochrome o ubiquinol oxidase subunit IV, producing MSHHPHHSSEPTAPSQSTHLKSYLIGFVLAVILTAIPFAIVMNRSFSKETTVALVSALAAVQMLVHLVYFLHMDRSKEQRSNVHVALFSLLVIGIVIVGSLWVMHNLNIHMMY from the coding sequence ATGTCTCATCACCCCCATCACTCTAGCGAGCCTACCGCACCCAGCCAAAGCACTCACCTGAAGTCATACCTCATCGGCTTTGTGCTAGCCGTGATATTGACTGCCATTCCATTTGCGATAGTGATGAATCGTAGTTTCTCCAAAGAAACCACCGTAGCCCTGGTTTCAGCGTTGGCAGCGGTGCAAATGCTGGTACATCTTGTGTACTTTCTTCACATGGACCGCTCAAAGGAACAACGCTCCAACGTCCATGTAGCGCTGTTTTCATTGCTGGTCATTGGGATCGTCATCGTCGGTTCACTGTGGGTGATGCATAATCTCAACATCCACATGATGTATTGA